In Oscillospiraceae bacterium, the DNA window AATCTACAAGCAGCATATTATAATGTCTACACAATACAGTCTGCCCAATGCCAAGGACGGAATTGATACCTCAAAATATGAAAATGCTCTTGATTTCAAGGCTTCCGATGAATTTATAAACAATGCTAAAAAGAGATTCAGCTCTCAGGATTATCACACAGATTTCTATACTGTTACAGTTGACTATCTTTCTGACGACTGCTACATTGTTGAAAACACACCCAGAAAAATAAACGTTACTGTAATCAGCGAATACAAAACAGGTGATATTATCAACTATCGTTGGTTATTGCCCGACAGAGCTACTGTATCCCCTGCACAGAACGGAAGATTCTTCCTTATGTTCAAGGGTTCAAGAAAGCATTCCGAAAAAACACTTTCTTTTGAATTTACCGTTACAGAGCCTCAGCAGACAGAGCGTTTTGTTCTTGAGCTGACAATTGACGGAAGAACCACTTGTATCTATGTTCCCGTTGTATTCCTTCTGGGAAATAAAGATAATTAATTGAAAAAGGAGAAAAATCATGAAAAGAAAACTTAGTCTATTTCTTGCAGTTATTATGATGTTAAGCTTTATGGTTGCTACTCTTTCATCCTGCGGCGACAAAACCGACGAAACGCTTGACAAAGACACCTACAACATATCCATACTTTTCCCCGGATATGCTCTTGAACAATCCTACGAATATCAAAAACAAGTACAGGATGCCATCAACGAAAAGCTTTACAATGACCTTGGATTTAAAGTAAACGTTGTTTGCAACTCCTATGTTGACCAGTATGAGACAATGCTTGCTCTTGACCTTGCAAACAAAATGAGCTACGACTTTATCCGTACCACCAACGGCACAGCAGCAGGCTATGCAGAAAAAGACATTTTTGTTGATATTAAGCCTCTTATTGACCAATATGCTCCTGATCTTTGGGATCTTATCCCCGAAAATGCTTGGGCTGAGTGTACAATCAACGGCAAGGTTTACGGTATTCCCACCTGTTCCTTCCCCATAAGCTACGGCCTTTGGATCAGAGGCGACTGGCTTAAGAAGCTTAACAAAGAGCTTCCCACAAGCCTTGCAGAGCTTGAAGCACTTTGCGAAGCTATAAAGACCAATAAAGAAATCAACCCCAACGGAAAAGTTATTCCTATGGCAGGTAACAGAGACATTATGGAGTTTGTTTTCCTTGGAATGTTTACAGACCATCCCGGCGACTATGTTGACGAAAACGGCAACGTTCAGCCTAAATATCTTGACCCCGGATACAGAAAGTTTGTTGAAAAGCTTGCTGAGTGGTACAAGAAGGGCTACATTGATGACCTTGTAACAAATGGTGACGAAAATACTATCAACAGCCTTATTTCAAAGGATATGGTAGGTATTC includes these proteins:
- a CDS encoding extracellular solute-binding protein yields the protein MKRKLSLFLAVIMMLSFMVATLSSCGDKTDETLDKDTYNISILFPGYALEQSYEYQKQVQDAINEKLYNDLGFKVNVVCNSYVDQYETMLALDLANKMSYDFIRTTNGTAAGYAEKDIFVDIKPLIDQYAPDLWDLIPENAWAECTINGKVYGIPTCSFPISYGLWIRGDWLKKLNKELPTSLAELEALCEAIKTNKEINPNGKVIPMAGNRDIMEFVFLGMFTDHPGDYVDENGNVQPKYLDPGYRKFVEKLAEWYKKGYIDDLVTNGDENTINSLISKDMVGIHVANVYQLEYSTLNSYNAQKNLDMKWIIPFKADTKKYYSSGFGSDIISFPVTGKNTEKAFQYMNWYYNNQENSDLVLYGLEGVTYERSQDPETGKEKLSVPADKLSDTVKTFNDLKGFHGANVFTRLQLLYTYNSRPAESAKAYDSCNTDEILNNCHLDVTRYFQTTLPVDIATKSADSRNVLYSRTLDMITGKVASTDAEWDKLRKEWENLGGKQVYEHYTKLYNENKATLSFLSK